A window of Nocardiopsis sp. Huas11 genomic DNA:
CGCGAGGAAGAGGTCTGCCGATGACGAGACCCCACTACCTTCACCTGACGCCACCTCCGTGGCCAGTAAATCGCCCCTGGGGACGGGGCCGTTCGGGGGATGCCTGTGCGGGGTTGTCCCAGCCTGGGGCGCGTGGGGCCACCAGCGCCCCGACGTCGGCCCCACCGCCCGGGGCCGGTTCATCACCCCAGGGTGCGCCGTCTGGGGCGGTCGGGCCGTCTGGTGGCCCCGCCCTAGCCAGCGACGGTTCCCGACCCGAACGGTCGCGCAGGGGGAACGGGGCGAATCCTCACCAAACGGACAGGGGGCCGAGGTTCTCCGTGAATCCGGTCGGCTCCTTGCCGGTGGTCCTGGACCCGGTGACGGCTGGGCGGATGCTCGGACTCGGGCGGACCACCACCTACAAGCTCCTCCGAACGGGGACCTTCCCCGTCCCGGCTCACCGGACCGCGAGGACCTGGGTCATTCCCACAGCCGGGGTGCTCAATTTTCTCGGTCTGCCGGTGGGCGGTGGTTGTGGCGGGTGTGGTGCGCGTGGCAACAACTCGGAGGTGAGGTCGTAGATGGCATCACGAGAAGGATCCACGTTCAAACGGTGCGGGTGCCGCGACGAGGCAACAGGCAGGGCGATGGGGGTGAGGTGTCCTCAGCTCAAGCGCAGGGGTGGGGGTTGGAATCCGTCCCATGGTGCGTGGGCGTTCCAGTACGAACTCCCACGCACCTCAGACGGCAAGAGGCGTCAGGCCCGCAGGGTCGGACTGGCCACGCACACCGAGGCCGTCGAGGGCTTGGACCAGGTCAAAGCCCTCATGGCCCTGGCCTCGGGGGAGGAGGATGTCGAGGTGCAGGTCGCGGACCTGATCCAGACCGCGCTTGCCCAGCGCCGACCACTCCCGGATGTGGAGGAGGTCCGCAAGCGCATCGGCACCGGGGTGGACGTGCGCGCCCAGGTGCCCACCGTCGAGACCTGGCTGAAGGAGTGGTTGGACGGTAAACCCGACCTCGCCCTCGGAACCCGGGCGTCCTACGCCGGCCACATCCGCAAGTACCTCGTCCCGCACCTGGGCCGGCGGAGGTTGGACAAGCTTCAGTCCCGCCATGTCGAGGCGATGTTCGCCTCGATCGAGGAGGCCAACATCCACATCCTGGAGTGCCGCGAGTCCGACGATGCGAAGGTGAAGGCGTCGGTGCGCGGGCAGCGGGTCATCTCGCTGTCCACGAAACACCGGATCAGGGCGACGTTGCGCAGCGCGTTGTCGGACGCGGTGCGGCGTCCGGACCTGCCGGTGTCGGTGAACATTGCCTCGCACGTGCGCCTCCCGTCGTGCCCGAGGGTCAAGCCGATGGTGTGGACCCCTGACCGGGTCCGCCAGTGGAGGGTGGACGGCACGGTGCCGGGTGAGGTGATGGTGTGGACCCCGGAACAGACGCGCGCCTTCCTGACGCACGCGAGTAAGTACCGGTGGCTGTATGCGATGTTCCACCTCATCGCCGCCAAGGGCCTGCGCCGGGGTGAGGCAGTTGGGTTGCCATGGTCGAACACTCGGTTGACGGACGGGCAGGTCGATATCCGCGTCCAGGTCGTCCAGCTTGCGTGGGAGACGGTGACCACGACGCCGAAGAGCGCGGCGGGCCAGCGCACCATCACCCTCGACCAGGACACGGTCAAGGTGCTCAGGTCGTGGAAGAGGTTCCAGAACGAGGAGCGCCTCAAAGCAGGCACGAGCTGGACGGATACGGGGCTGGCGTTCACCCGCAAGGACGGGTCGGGGTGGCATCCAGCGCAGGCCAGTGACTGGTTCTTGCGGATCTCGCGGGCGGCGGGGTTGCCGCCGATCACGCTGCACGGGCTCCGCCACGGGGCCGCCTCGCTCGCGCTCGCCGCGGGAACGGACGTGAAGGTCGTCTCCAACCAACTGGGGCACGCGACCGTCCACTTCACCCAGGACACCTACCAGACAGTGTTCCCGGACGTCGCGAAAGCGGCAGCCGAGGCGACCGCGTCATTGCTGCGCGGGTCACCGGTGCCGGTGAAGGCCCCGGTGTCGTAGCCGGACCGGCGAGCACACCAGGAGCGAGAGAGCGGCTCCCACCCCGGGCCAGCACACGGGTTCACCCCGACTGGCCTGGGGTTTCCCCATGCCCGAGGGTGTTATCCGATCGGATCAAAGGTCTCCTCTAAAGTGAGCCGATGGTCGAATCTGATATCAGGCAACCCCGGGAAGCGTTCGCCGCCCACATGGTCGAGGTCGAGTCCGAGGTGCTGGAGCGGCCGGAGCGGAACTCGGTGGGTGGCTGGCCCTTCCTCGATGACGGCCAGGAGTGGCCAGAATGTTTCTGCGGCGAGCGGCTGGTGCTGTTCTTCCAACTCGACCTTCCCCCTGAACTGGGGCCTTTCGGAGGTGACCACCTGCTGGTCTTCCACTGCCGCACGCACAACGAGGCCGCCATCGCGGAACTGTCCGACGACGGTCGGCTGGTACCCCGGTACTGGGACGCCCCGCAGGAGCCCTATCCGCGCCCGTTCTGGCGTGTGCTGCTCCAGCGCAGTGCCACGCGGTCGTTGGCGGAACCGGAGCCGTCCCTACGTGCACGGGCGCTGACCCTGCGGTCCTTCACGGACGTTCCCAACAAGCGGGGGAAGGGAGCCCAGACCTTCAAGGTGGGAGGTGCGCCGTCTTGGGCGCAGGACCCTGAATACTACCAGTGCGCGTGCGGCGCCGATCTGGTATACGTGTGCCAGGTGCCGGAAGACATGCAGTTCGCCATTCATCCGGGTCAGCCGGAGCAGCCTGACGGCTCTGCTACCGACGCCTATGTGCTGTTTCTGGGCAACGAGGTCTACTTGTTGGCCTGCCCGGAACACTGCGATCCGGCGGCGGTCTGGCCGGTGAACCAGAACTGAGCCGATCGGATCAAAGGTCCCCTGGCCGCGTCACGTATCGGACAGTTCGTCTTGCCAGCGCCGAAGCAGGGACCCACTTCTTTGAGCTTCTGGGTGGTCAAGTCCGAGTAGCCGTTCCCGGTCGCGGACCAGGTCTTTGAGGAGCTCCATGGCTTTGGCCGCGTCACCGGACTTGTAGGTCCAGTCGGCGAGGTTG
This region includes:
- a CDS encoding site-specific integrase, with amino-acid sequence MASREGSTFKRCGCRDEATGRAMGVRCPQLKRRGGGWNPSHGAWAFQYELPRTSDGKRRQARRVGLATHTEAVEGLDQVKALMALASGEEDVEVQVADLIQTALAQRRPLPDVEEVRKRIGTGVDVRAQVPTVETWLKEWLDGKPDLALGTRASYAGHIRKYLVPHLGRRRLDKLQSRHVEAMFASIEEANIHILECRESDDAKVKASVRGQRVISLSTKHRIRATLRSALSDAVRRPDLPVSVNIASHVRLPSCPRVKPMVWTPDRVRQWRVDGTVPGEVMVWTPEQTRAFLTHASKYRWLYAMFHLIAAKGLRRGEAVGLPWSNTRLTDGQVDIRVQVVQLAWETVTTTPKSAAGQRTITLDQDTVKVLRSWKRFQNEERLKAGTSWTDTGLAFTRKDGSGWHPAQASDWFLRISRAAGLPPITLHGLRHGAASLALAAGTDVKVVSNQLGHATVHFTQDTYQTVFPDVAKAAAEATASLLRGSPVPVKAPVS